Proteins encoded in a region of the Streptomyces sp. NBC_00258 genome:
- a CDS encoding aminoglycoside phosphotransferase family protein codes for MSTQTSGEIPEKFAAGDFLDRWALTPDGPTARGMASVVLPVTRADGTPAVLKFQELSEDNAGAALGLRVWNGDGAVRLLDHDPDTGTMLLERLDAARPLSSLTDDDAALRILADLLARLVAVPAPDGLRRLSDIAAAMLDQVPHALPALRDPADRRLLRTCASAVAELVGEAGDRLLHWDLHYDNVLAGQREPWLAIDPEPLAGDPGFDLWPALNSGWDAVAATGAEARAVLRRFDVLTERLGLDRQRAGGWTLGRILQNALWDIEDGKTAIDPPELVIASVALGRWAGKG; via the coding sequence ATGAGCACACAGACTTCCGGGGAGATCCCCGAAAAGTTCGCCGCCGGGGACTTCCTGGACCGCTGGGCACTGACGCCGGACGGCCCGACGGCACGCGGTATGGCCTCCGTCGTCCTGCCGGTGACCCGCGCGGACGGCACGCCCGCGGTCCTGAAGTTCCAGGAACTCAGCGAGGACAACGCCGGCGCCGCACTCGGGCTGCGGGTGTGGAACGGCGACGGCGCGGTGCGTCTGCTCGACCACGACCCGGACACCGGCACCATGCTGCTGGAGCGACTGGACGCGGCGCGGCCACTGTCGTCGCTGACCGATGACGACGCCGCCCTGCGGATCCTCGCCGACCTGTTGGCGCGACTGGTCGCGGTGCCCGCGCCGGACGGCCTGCGACGGCTCTCCGACATCGCCGCCGCGATGCTCGACCAGGTACCGCATGCGCTGCCGGCTCTCCGCGACCCCGCCGACCGGCGTCTGCTGCGCACCTGCGCGTCCGCCGTGGCCGAACTCGTCGGCGAGGCGGGGGACCGGCTGCTGCACTGGGACCTGCACTACGACAACGTCCTCGCCGGGCAGCGGGAACCCTGGCTCGCCATCGATCCCGAACCCCTCGCCGGGGACCCGGGGTTCGACCTGTGGCCCGCGCTGAACAGCGGCTGGGACGCGGTGGCGGCGACCGGCGCCGAGGCCCGCGCCGTGCTTCGCCGCTTCGACGTGCTGACCGAGAGGCTCGGCCTGGACCGGCAGCGGGCGGGTGGCTGGACGCTGGGCCGCATTCTCCAGAACGCTCTGTGGGACATCGAGGACGGTAAGACGGCGATCGATCCACCTGAACTGGTCATCGCCTCGGTGGCGTTGGGGCGCTGGGCCGGGAAGGGGTAG
- a CDS encoding glycoside hydrolase family 43 protein codes for MTVGHIRNPVLPGFHPDPSIVRVGKEYFLATSTFEWFPGVPVHRSTDLAHWERAGHILDRPELLDLRGVADSAGVWAPSLSYHEGRFWLVHSIVRTIGHPYKDVDNYLTTAPSIDGPWSEPVFLNSSGFDPSFFHDEDGRSWLLNIQWDPRDGHPSFAGILLQEYDAEKRALIGQPRTILTHEELIEGPNVYRREGWYYLMLAEGGTGWNHGILMARSRELTGPYELDPDGSLLTTRDAPEWPLRKAGHGELVETPEGEWYLAHLASRPVETPDGPRCILGRETCLQRVAWTDDGWLRLADGGRRPRLEVPAPMGVEPGLVALAATRDDFDSPSLDGSWSSLRTPATPDWLTLRERPGHLRLRGRQSPHSRFDQSLVARPLTSVRCEVTTVVDFRPSHFSQLAGLICWYDTSTHFYLRLTHVEGRGRVLGVVLTDDGAYGELPKSELATDDWPLVHLRARLDDAELRFSASPDGTVWHAVGPVLDASKLSDDYGDRLRFTGAFVGICAQDLGGTRTSADFDWFEMRELDGRQ; via the coding sequence ATGACCGTGGGCCACATCCGCAATCCCGTGCTGCCCGGATTCCACCCGGATCCGAGCATCGTGCGCGTCGGCAAGGAGTACTTCCTCGCCACCTCCACCTTCGAATGGTTCCCGGGCGTACCCGTGCACCGCTCGACCGATCTCGCCCACTGGGAGCGGGCCGGTCACATCCTGGACCGGCCCGAACTGCTCGACCTCCGCGGAGTCGCCGACTCGGCGGGTGTGTGGGCGCCCTCGCTCTCGTACCACGAGGGCCGGTTCTGGCTCGTTCACAGCATCGTGCGGACCATCGGGCACCCGTACAAGGACGTCGACAACTACCTGACCACGGCCCCTTCGATCGACGGCCCGTGGTCCGAGCCGGTGTTCCTCAACTCCTCCGGCTTCGACCCGTCGTTCTTCCACGACGAGGACGGCCGCAGTTGGCTGCTCAACATCCAGTGGGACCCGCGCGACGGCCACCCGTCCTTCGCCGGGATCCTGCTCCAGGAGTACGACGCCGAAAAGCGGGCCCTGATCGGGCAGCCGCGCACGATTCTCACGCACGAGGAGCTGATCGAGGGGCCCAACGTCTACCGGCGCGAAGGTTGGTACTACCTGATGCTCGCCGAGGGCGGCACCGGCTGGAACCACGGCATCCTGATGGCCCGCTCGCGCGAGCTGACCGGGCCGTACGAACTGGACCCGGACGGCTCGCTGTTGACTACGCGCGACGCCCCGGAGTGGCCGCTGCGGAAGGCCGGTCACGGCGAGCTGGTCGAGACGCCGGAGGGGGAGTGGTATCTCGCCCACCTGGCCTCCAGACCCGTGGAGACACCGGACGGGCCGCGCTGCATCCTCGGCCGGGAGACCTGTCTGCAACGCGTGGCCTGGACGGACGACGGCTGGCTGCGGCTGGCGGACGGAGGGCGGCGGCCGCGTCTGGAGGTTCCGGCGCCCATGGGGGTGGAGCCTGGACTAGTCGCACTAGCCGCCACCAGGGACGACTTCGACTCGCCCTCTCTGGACGGGAGTTGGAGTTCGCTCCGGACGCCCGCGACCCCCGACTGGCTGACCCTCCGCGAACGTCCCGGACATCTGCGGCTGCGCGGCAGGCAGAGCCCGCACTCGCGGTTCGACCAGAGCCTGGTCGCTCGGCCGCTCACCTCCGTGCGCTGCGAGGTGACGACGGTCGTCGACTTCCGCCCCTCGCACTTCAGCCAACTGGCGGGCCTCATCTGCTGGTACGACACCTCGACGCACTTCTATCTCCGCCTCACCCATGTCGAGGGCCGGGGGCGCGTCCTGGGCGTGGTCCTCACCGACGACGGCGCGTACGGAGAACTCCCTAAAAGCGAACTCGCCACGGACGACTGGCCGTTGGTGCATCTGCGGGCCCGACTCGACGACGCGGAACTCCGTTTCTCCGCGTCGCCCGACGGCACGGTCTGGCATGCCGTGGGCCCCGTCCTGGACGCGAGCAAACTCTCCGACGACTACGGGGACCGGCTGCGGTTCACCGGCGCCTTCGTCGGCATCTGCGCGCAGGACCTGGGCGGGACCCGCACCTCGGCGGACTTCGACTGGTTCGAGATGCGGGAACTCGACGGCCGGCAGTAG
- a CDS encoding ATP-binding SpoIIE family protein phosphatase has translation MVTLPRDGGPAATAGDAMAVVDASGKVTGWSEGARLLTGYTAEDVTGRPASELVAGEPAAAWRALLTHGDAVVAVRHKDGRRLEPALRMCPLQGGKGRRPGFVVTATPDPGERTLGELAFKQASMSMSIFDTGQRYLRMNDFACHVMGRPEEAFQYRYFPDTVENAEHSRGFLRHLEIVAETGQPVHYESWTRSPSGRRMHAWSFEMWPVRDRAGELLGTALAGFDSSEQYWARQRLALLNEAAGSIGTKLDVIQTARELAELAVPRLADFASVDLLDSVLQGEEPETGPVEDGVELRRVAHHSDTPGVPEAAIDLGSADVYPAFSPPARALATGEPVLTRTGDSGLDTWFTEHRARSAKLREGEDHELSLMAVPLVARGTTLGVAVFVRILTPEHPDAFDLDDVSLAEELSSRAAVCVDNARRYTRERTTALALQRSLLPQVMAVQAAVEFASRYLPALSQAGVGGDWFDVIPLSGTRVALVVGDVVGHGLHASVTMGRLRTAVWTLADVDLPPDELLTHLDDLVGHLAADESAMIGEIGATCLYAVYDPVSRHCTVASAGHPPPVVLFPDGTVKVVEVAAGPMLGVGGLPFEAIELDVPEGAVLALYTDGLVEARDVDVDAGTAALCTALAAPARNLEDTCDNVLKALLPQRPADDVALLLARTRALDTDQVAVWDLESDPALVATARQYATEQLTRWGLDEAAFVTELVVSELVTNAIRYGGSPIQLRLIRDRALICEVSDASSTSPHLRRARTFDEGGRGLLLVAQLTDRWGTRPSGAGKTIWAEQALPVQ, from the coding sequence ATGGTGACATTGCCGCGCGACGGAGGACCCGCGGCCACGGCCGGTGACGCCATGGCGGTGGTCGACGCGAGCGGCAAGGTCACGGGCTGGAGCGAGGGCGCGCGGCTGCTGACGGGGTACACGGCCGAGGACGTGACCGGGCGGCCGGCGTCGGAGCTGGTGGCGGGGGAGCCGGCGGCGGCCTGGCGGGCCCTGCTGACGCACGGCGACGCGGTCGTGGCCGTGCGCCACAAGGACGGGCGGCGGCTGGAGCCGGCACTGCGGATGTGCCCGCTGCAGGGCGGGAAGGGGCGGCGGCCGGGGTTCGTCGTCACCGCGACCCCGGACCCGGGCGAGCGGACCCTGGGCGAGCTGGCCTTCAAGCAGGCGTCGATGTCCATGTCGATCTTCGACACCGGGCAGCGCTACCTGCGGATGAACGACTTCGCGTGCCACGTCATGGGGCGGCCCGAGGAGGCGTTCCAGTACCGGTACTTCCCCGACACCGTGGAGAACGCGGAGCACAGCCGTGGCTTCCTGCGCCATCTGGAGATCGTCGCCGAGACCGGGCAGCCGGTGCACTACGAGAGCTGGACCCGCTCGCCGTCCGGCCGTCGCATGCACGCCTGGAGCTTCGAGATGTGGCCGGTGCGGGACCGGGCCGGAGAGCTGCTGGGCACCGCGCTGGCCGGGTTCGACAGCAGTGAGCAGTACTGGGCGAGACAGCGGCTGGCCCTGCTGAACGAGGCCGCCGGCTCCATCGGCACCAAGCTCGACGTGATCCAGACCGCCCGTGAGCTCGCCGAACTGGCCGTGCCCCGGCTCGCCGACTTCGCCAGCGTCGACCTGCTGGACTCGGTGCTCCAGGGCGAGGAGCCCGAAACGGGGCCGGTGGAGGACGGTGTGGAGCTGCGCAGGGTGGCCCACCACTCCGACACCCCCGGTGTGCCGGAGGCGGCCATCGACCTGGGTTCCGCCGACGTCTACCCGGCCTTCTCCCCGCCCGCCCGCGCCCTGGCCACCGGCGAGCCGGTGCTCACCCGGACCGGCGACAGCGGCCTCGACACCTGGTTCACCGAGCACCGCGCCCGCTCCGCCAAGCTGCGGGAGGGCGAGGACCACGAGCTGTCGCTGATGGCCGTACCGCTGGTGGCACGCGGCACGACACTGGGCGTGGCCGTCTTCGTGCGCATCCTCACTCCCGAGCATCCCGACGCCTTCGACCTGGACGATGTGTCGCTGGCGGAGGAACTGTCCAGCCGGGCGGCCGTCTGCGTCGACAACGCCCGCCGCTACACCCGGGAGCGCACGACCGCGCTGGCCCTGCAGCGCAGCCTCCTGCCCCAGGTGATGGCGGTGCAGGCGGCCGTCGAGTTCGCCTCCCGCTACCTTCCGGCGCTGTCGCAGGCGGGAGTGGGCGGCGACTGGTTCGACGTGATCCCGCTGTCCGGTACCAGGGTGGCGCTGGTCGTCGGAGACGTCGTCGGACACGGCCTCCACGCCTCCGTGACCATGGGCCGGCTCCGTACGGCGGTCTGGACCCTCGCCGACGTCGACCTGCCGCCGGACGAGCTGCTCACACACCTGGACGACCTGGTCGGACACCTCGCGGCCGACGAGAGCGCGATGATCGGCGAGATCGGCGCCACCTGCCTGTACGCGGTGTACGACCCGGTGTCCCGCCACTGCACCGTCGCCTCCGCCGGCCACCCGCCGCCCGTCGTGCTGTTCCCGGACGGGACGGTGAAGGTCGTCGAGGTGGCCGCGGGACCGATGCTCGGCGTCGGCGGGCTCCCGTTCGAGGCCATCGAGCTGGACGTGCCCGAAGGCGCCGTACTCGCCCTCTACACGGACGGTCTCGTCGAGGCCCGCGATGTCGACGTGGACGCGGGCACCGCCGCCCTCTGCACCGCCCTGGCGGCCCCGGCCCGGAATCTGGAGGACACCTGCGACAACGTCCTCAAGGCCCTGCTCCCGCAGCGCCCCGCCGACGACGTGGCGCTGCTCCTGGCCCGTACCCGAGCCCTGGACACCGACCAGGTGGCCGTCTGGGACCTGGAGTCCGATCCGGCGCTCGTCGCCACGGCCCGGCAGTACGCCACCGAGCAGCTGACCCGCTGGGGGCTCGACGAGGCGGCCTTCGTCACCGAACTCGTCGTGAGCGAACTGGTCACCAACGCCATCCGCTACGGCGGCTCCCCGATCCAGCTCAGACTCATCCGCGACCGTGCGCTCATCTGCGAGGTGTCCGACGCCAGCAGTACTTCGCCCCATCTGCGCCGGGCCCGCACCTTCGACGAGGGGGGCCGGGGCCTGCTGCTCGTCGCGCAGCTCACCGACCGCTGGGGCACCCGGCCGAGCGGCGCGGGAAAGACCATCTGGGCCGAGCAGGCACTGCCGGTCCAGTGA